One Rosa chinensis cultivar Old Blush chromosome 3, RchiOBHm-V2, whole genome shotgun sequence DNA window includes the following coding sequences:
- the LOC112195141 gene encoding F-box/kelch-repeat protein At1g57790 — translation MTVRKRKLKLLSETASTGTGRARFRKNENLELQTWSELPIELVEIIASRLSLEDNIRASAVCKRWHSAAISMRVVNRAPLLMYFPKFGSLFEFYDPSQRKIHFVEIPQLIGSRVCYTKDGWLLLYRPKTFRVFFFNPFTQEVVKLPRFELNYQIVAFSSAPTSTSCMVFTIKHVNPTVVAISTCHPGAEQWTTVQYQNRLPFVSSIWNKLVFCNDLFYCQSLTGWVGVFNPHERTWSVLSVPPPKCPEKFFAKSWWKGKFMTEKDGDILVIYTCSTENPIAFKLDQRNMAWEELKILDGATVFASFLTTHTNIDLPAIKRNSIYFSKVRFYGRQCISYSLVDGRYHPRNECHDWGEQDPFKTIWIEPPEDFSGFN, via the exons ATGACTGTCAGGAAGAGGAAGCTGAAACT GTTGTCTGAAACAGCGTCAACTGGTACAGGAAGAGCTAGATTCAGGAAGAATGAGAATTTGGAGCTTCAAACCTGGTCAGAGCTCCCCATAGAACTTGTGGAAATCATTGCATCCCGTTTATCTCTAGAAGATAATATTCGAGCATCTGCTGTATGCAAGAGATGGCATTCAGCTGCCATTTCTATGCGGGTAGTCAACCGAGCACCCCTACTGATGTACTTTCCAAAATTTGGTAGCTTGTTTGAATTCTATGATCCATCACAGCGCAAAATCCACTTTGTGGAGATTCCTCAGCTGATTGGGTCTAGGGTTTGCTACACCAAAGATGGTTGGTTGTTGCTATACAGACCCAAAACTTTCCGTGTGTTCTTTTTCAATCCTTTTACTCAGGAGGTGGTCAAGTTACCAAGATTTGAGTTGAATTATCAGATTGTTGCGTTCTCTTCTGCCCCAACTTCTACAAGCTGCATGGTTTTTACCATAAAACATGTCAATCCCACAGTTGTTGCTATTAGCACTTGTCATCCTGGGGCAGAACAGTGGACTACCGTTCAGTATCAAAACCGTTTGCCATTTGTGAGTAGCATTTGGAACAAGCTTGTTTTCTGTAATGACCTCTTTTATTGTCAAAGCCTCACAGGTTGGGTGGGTGTATTCAACCCACATGAACGAACTTGGAGTGTCCTTTCAGTTCCTCCTCCGAAATGCCCTGAGAAATTTTTCGCTAAAAGTTGGTGGAAAGGTAAGTTTATGACTGAGAAGGATGGAGATATATTAGTTATATATACATGTTCTACTGAAAACCCAATTGCATTCAAGTTGGACCAGAGGAACATGGCTTGGGAAGAGCTGAAAATCCTAGATGGTGCGACTGTTTTTGCTAGTTTCTTGACAACTCATACAAACATTGACCTCCCTGCAATAAAGAGAAACAGTATTTACTTCTCTAAAGTTCGTTTTTATGGAAGGCAGTGCATATCATACTCACTTGTAGATGGTAGATATCATCCTCGCAATGAGTGCCATGACTGGGGAGAGCAAGATCCTTTCAAGACCATTTGGATTGAACCACCTGAAGACTTCTCAGGCTTCAACTAA
- the LOC112193083 gene encoding heterogeneous nuclear ribonucleoprotein Q, which yields MPKTRENAAGDAPERPVESEEQVDLDGDNDPEETIEEEVEYEEVEEEEEVEEEEEEEEEDPEEEEEDENKGGDIESNGKKSADGDVEMKVTDAEEEEDKKKHAELLALPQHGSEVYLGGIPHDASEEDLRGFCESIGEVTEVRIMKGKDSGEAKGYAFVTFRNKELASKAIEELNNSQLKGKKIKCSTSQAKHRLFIGNVPRTWGEDDMKKAVTDTGPGVISVELLKDPQNSSRNRGFAFIEYYNHACADYSRQKMSTSKFKLDINAPTVSWADPKNAESSASSQVKAVYVKNLPKDITQDDLKELFDHHGKITKVVLPPAKAGQERSRFGFVHFADRSSAMKALKNTEKYEIGGQVLECSLAKPQADQKSSGASNHQKSAPLPTYPPHIGYGMVGTGPYGPLGAGYGGGAGFSQPLIYGRGPTPAGMAMMPMLLPDGRIGYVLQQPGVQPHAPPPQSRGGRSGGSSSGGRRSNDSNRGRSRYNPY from the exons ATGCCGAAAACAAGGGAAAATGCTGCCGGAGATGCACCTGAAAGGCCTGTAGAATCCGAGGAGCAGGTGGACCTTGATGGAGACAATGATCCTGAGGAAACAATAGAAGAAGAGGTTGAGTATGAAGAAgtagaggaagaggaggaagtggaagaagaagaggaagaggaagaggaagatccagaagaggaggaagaggatgaaAACAAGGGAGGTGATATAGAATCTAATGGGAAAAAAAGCGCAGATGGTGATGTAGAGATGAAAGTTACAGAcgcagaggaggaagaggataaAAAGAAACATGCGGAGCTTCTTGCACTCCCTCAGCATGGGTCAGAGGTGTATCTTGGTGGCATTCCTCATGATGCATCTGAAGAGGATTTAAGGGGCTTTTGTGAATCTATTGGGGAAGTGACTGAG GTTAGGATAATGAAGGGAAAAGATTCGGGTGAGGCCAAAGGTTATGCTTTTGTAACATTCAGAAACAAGGAACTAGCTTCTAAGGCAATAGAGGAACTGAATAACTCTCAATTAAAG GGAAAAAAGATCAAGTGTTCTACCTCGCAAGCCAAGCATCGTCTGTTCATTGGAAATGTTCCTAGAACTTGGGGAGAGGATGATATGAAGAAAGCTGTAACAGATACAGGGCCAGGAGTTATCTCTGTGGAACTGTTGAAG GACCCACAAAACTCCAGTCGGAACCGTGGATTTGCTTTCATCGAGTATTATAATCATGCATGTGCAGACTACTCTAGACAAAAGATGTCAACCTCAAAGTTCAAGCTTGATATTAATGCTCCAACTGTGAGTTGGGCGGATCCCAAGAATGCAGAATCCTCTGCCTCCTCTCAG GTTAAGGCAGTGTATGTCAAGAATCTACCAAAAGACATTACTCAGGATGATCTAAAAGAGCTTTTTGACCATCATGGAAAGATCACAAAGGTCGTTCTCCCACCTGCAAAAGCCGGACAGGAAAGGAGCAGATTTGGTTTTGTGCACTTTGCAGACAGGTCCAGTGCCATGAAGGCATTGAAGAACACTGAAAAATATGAAATTGGTG GTCAAGTTTTGGAGTGTTCTTTGGCAAAGCCTCAAGCAGATCAGAAATCTTCTGGTGCATCAAATCATCAGAAGTCAGCCCCACTTCCAACCTACCCACCACATATTGGTTATGGCATGGTAGGGACTGGGCCATATGGTCCCTTGGGTGCTGGATATGGTGGTGGTGCAGGATTTTCACAA CCACTGATCTATGGGAGGGGACCCACTCCTGCTGGCATGGCGATGATGCCTATGCTTTTGCCTGATGGAAGAATTGGATATGTCCT gCAACAGCCTGGAGTACAACCTCATGCCCCTCCACCGCAGTCCCGAGGTGGAAGAAGTGGTGGCAGCTCAAGTGGTGGAAGGCGCAGCAATGACAGCAACCGTGGCCGTAGTCGTTACAACCCATATTAA